One segment of Panicum virgatum strain AP13 chromosome 1K, P.virgatum_v5, whole genome shotgun sequence DNA contains the following:
- the LOC120639530 gene encoding ATPase family AAA domain-containing protein 3-B-like, which produces MAAAAAAAKAAAKAAAAAISAGAAVALCTERAHAEGGTPTFRFPGFSTPAPVPAAPPPHQQPPAPAGGRGEEVAEEAPRVSTQHPRTSAAGFDPAPLERGVEALNKLKQAPDPKKLFELLKKQEETRQQEFIAKKAEEQRLLAQFEIEKKRIDYEETKKLEQQRAKIKSQMAQYEDDLKRKRLQAEHEAQRVRNQELVKMQEESAIRLEQIRRATEEQIQEQRRQTEKEKAKIMEETIKKKSMADAEARILETRQTEDVKRRLLLDQIKADREKWIEVINTTFEHIGGGLRTILTDQNKLAVAVGGLTALAAGIYTTREGARVIWGYVDRILGQPSLVRESSRGRYPWSGSFSRATSTLTSKLKNGSNPGKNGNGFGDVILNPSLQKRVKQLANATANTKLHQAPFRNMLFYGPPGTGKTMAARELARKSGLDYALMTGGDVAPLGSQAVTKIHQLFDWAKKSNRGLLLFIDEADAFLCERNKIYMSEAQRSALNALLFRTGDQSKDVVLALATNRPGDLDSAVADRIDEVLEFPLPGEDERFKILKLYLDKYIVKAGDKHEKSWLRFFRGQPQKIEVKGITDDLIREAAAKTEGFSGREIAKMMASVQAAVYGSKDCELTPGLFREVVDYKVAEHQQRRRLAGEEPKQNA; this is translated from the exons atggccgccgccgccgccgccgcgaaggcCGCCGCGAAGGCCGCGGCTGCAGCCATCTCCGCGGGGGCCGCCGTCGCgctctgcaccgagcgtgcccACGCCGAGGGGGGCACCCCCACGTTCCGCTTCCCGGGCTTCTCCACCCCCGCCCccgtccccgccgcgccgccgccgcatcagcagcccccggcgccggcgggagggcGGGGAGAGGAAGTCGCGGAGGAGGCGCCGAGGGTTTCGACTCAGCACCCTCGCACGAGTGCCGCAGGGTTCGATCCCGCGCCGCTGGAGCGCGGGGTGGAGGCGCTGAATAAGCTAAAGCAGGCGCCGGACCCGAAAAAG TTGTTCGAGCTTCTGAAGAAGCAGGAGGAGACGCGCCAGCAGGAATTCATTGCGAAGAAAGCCGAGGAGCAGAGGTTACTGGCCCAGTTCGAGATT GAGAAAAAACGGATAGATTATGAAGAAACTAAAAAACTTGAACAACAGCGAGCTAAAATAAAGTCACAGATGGCTCAATATGAGGATGACCTTAAAAGGAAGCGATTGCAGGCGGAGCATGAAGCACAGAGGGTTAGGAACCAGGAGCTTGTGAAAATGCAAGAGGAATCTGCAATTAGGCTAGAGCAGATCCGGCGTGCGACTGAGGAGCAAATCCAGGAACAGCGGAGACAGACAGAGAAGGAAAAGGCAAAAATAATGGAGGAAACTATTAAAAAGAAATCCATGGCAGATGCGGAGGCAAGAATACTTGAAACAAGACAAACTGAAGATGTGAAGAGGCGATTGCTTTTGGATCAGATAAAAGCTGACAGGGAGAAGTGGATCGAAGTTATAAATACAACCTTTGAGCATATAGGAG GTGGTTTGCGAACGATATTGACTGATCAAAATAAGCTAGCTGTAGCCGTTGGAGGTTTAACAGCCCTTGCTGCGGGGATATACACAACGAG GGAGGGTGCAAGAGTAATCTGGGGCTATGTTGACCGTATTCTAGGTCAGCCATCATTGGTAAGGGAGTCATCAAGAGGGAGGTATCCTTGGTCTGGTTCCTTCTCACGTGCTACAAGTACCCTGACTAGCAAACTGAAGAATGGAAGCAACCCAGGGAAGAATGGGAATGGGTTTGGTGATGTTATTCTAAATCCTTCTCTCCAAAAGAGAGTGAAGCAGCTTGCTAATGCCACAGCCAATACAAAACTTCATCAAGCTCCTTTCAGGAACATGCTTTTCTATGGGCCTCCTGGCACAGGGAAAACAATGGCAGCACGAGAACTAGCTCGCAAATCT GGATTAGATTATGCACTAATGACTGGTGGAGATGTTGCACCATTGGGGTCACAAGCAGTCACCAAGATTCATCAGTTGTTTGACTGGGCAAAGAAATCTAATAGGGGTTTACTCCTCTTCATTGATGAAGCTGATGCTTTCTTGTGCGA GCGGAACAAGATTTACATGAGTGAAGCTCAAAGGAGTGCCCTGAATGCTCTCCTCTTCCGCACAGGCGATCAATCCAAGGATGTTGTCCTTGCACTGGCCACCAACAGGCCTGGTGACCTTGACTCTGCTGTTGCTGACCGTATTGATGAGGTCCTTGAATTCCCCCTGCCTGGGGAAGACGAGCGATTCAAGATCCTGAAGCTGTACCTGGACAAGTACATTGTCAAAGCCGGTGACAAACACGAGAAGAGCTGGCTCCGGTTCTTCCGAGGCCAGCCCCAGAAGATTGAGGTGAAGGGCATCACGGATGACCTGATCCGTGAGGCAGCTGCCAAAACTGAGGGCTTCTCTGGAAGAGAGATTGCAAAAATGATGGCGAGCGTCCAGGCTGCAGTGTATGGCAGCAAGGACTGCGAGCTCACTCCAGGCCTGTTCCGTGAGGTCGTGGATTACAAGGTTGCCGAGCACCAGCAGCGCAGAAGATTGGCTGGTGAGGAGCCGAAGCAGAATGCTTAG
- the LOC120639549 gene encoding uncharacterized protein LOC120639549: MVGIFSRFSAGTHRRSKSVAEVVETLAPNMSTGESDPAAVPAESPHGIEVGVEFKPVERPVEPVNLDQPLKCPLPEPSILHDGRIWKEKMSSVSARVRTDLPVVQEGSQLESDSGSTRSRSAVPRRAILPSISAPEHNIRALLDECDVPVSHSSAE; this comes from the exons ATGGTCGGAATCTTCTCCAGGTTCTCCGCCGGCACCCATCGCCGCTCCAAGAGCGTGGCC GAGGTTGTGGAGACGCTGGCCCCCAACATGAGTACTGGAGAGTCTGACCCGGCAGCTGTTCCTGCAGAGAGTCCTCACGGTATTGAGGTTGGCGTTGAGTTCAAGCCTGTGGAGCGCCCTGTGGAGCCTGTCAACCTTGATCAACCATTGAAATGCCCGCTTCCTGAGCCGTCTATACTGCAT GATGGGAGGATATGGAAGGAGAAAATGTCTTCAGTCAGCGCGAGGGTGAGGACGGACTTGCCGGTCGTGCAGGAAGGGTCGCAGCTCGAGTCTGACAGCGGCAGCACAAGGTCGAGATCTGCAGTTCCAAGACGCGCGATATTGCCCTCCATAAGTGCCCCTGAGCACAACATCCGAGCTCTTCTTGACGAGTGTGATGTCCCTGTGAGCCACAGTTCTGCTGAATGA